A genomic region of Thermodesulfobacteriota bacterium contains the following coding sequences:
- a CDS encoding chalcone isomerase family protein, whose translation MLRRVRIFYQAAVTWAIILSAATGLYGAQVNGADFEKEVYVSQKRLTLRGVGLLRYLAVIKAYAGAFYLEEGLPPASALENVTRRLELHYFHAIPAEDFATATTTMIEKNVTPEQFARLAPFVDRMNALYRDVAPGDRYTATYIPESGTELAFNGQALGTVPGADFSHAFFSIWIGANPIDKGFRNDLLKGLAP comes from the coding sequence ATGCTACGACGGGTTCGGATTTTTTATCAGGCGGCAGTTACCTGGGCGATAATTCTTTCCGCTGCCACCGGTCTTTACGGCGCCCAGGTCAACGGCGCTGATTTTGAAAAAGAGGTTTACGTCAGCCAAAAGCGTCTGACTCTGAGAGGCGTTGGTCTGCTGCGTTACCTTGCGGTGATCAAAGCCTATGCCGGTGCTTTTTACCTGGAAGAGGGCCTGCCCCCAGCCAGCGCGCTGGAGAACGTGACGCGGCGGCTTGAGCTGCATTATTTCCACGCCATTCCGGCCGAAGATTTTGCAACGGCCACGACCACCATGATTGAAAAAAACGTGACGCCGGAGCAGTTTGCGCGGCTCGCCCCTTTTGTCGACCGGATGAACGCTCTTTACCGGGATGTTGCTCCCGGCGACCGTTATACAGCCACCTATATTCCCGAATCCGGCACGGAACTGGCGTTCAACGGGCAGGCATTGGGAACGGTCCCCGGCGCCGACTTTTCGCACGCGTTTTTTTCCATCTGGATCGGGGCAAACCCCATTGACAAGGGATTTCGCAACGATCTGCTGAAAGGGCTGGCACCGTGA
- a CDS encoding lysophospholipid acyltransferase family protein — MITDPVEAKLFRIWKRRLISFSLYFSLWFLATAGFPVIALFTLIPDLMLPHRAALPRTRCVLFFTLYLNCEMLGLAGAFLSWIISGAFMGLGRERFIRQNAWLQARWAHALLHSSLKIFSMSIRVEGIECAFPGPIILLIRHASTADTVLASVLIANTHRMLLRFVLKRELLWDPCLDVVGNRLPNVFVDRSGQHTERELSCIRELATGMGQRDGVLIYPEGTRFYPRKLETIRAKLSATEQPEIMSRVNAMRNVLPPRMGGFSAAVEGAPEADIVICAHTGFEAAVNFRQFWRGDLIGKTVHVNFRRIAAREIPGDHPKRKEWLLDRWLEVDRWTTAHKP, encoded by the coding sequence ATGATTACCGATCCTGTTGAAGCCAAATTGTTTCGGATCTGGAAGCGGCGGCTGATTTCCTTTTCCCTGTATTTTTCTTTATGGTTCCTGGCCACGGCGGGGTTTCCCGTCATCGCCCTGTTCACGCTCATACCGGATTTGATGCTGCCCCATCGCGCGGCCCTGCCGCGAACAAGATGCGTCCTCTTTTTTACGCTCTACCTGAACTGTGAAATGCTGGGGCTCGCCGGCGCTTTCCTCTCATGGATCATCAGCGGGGCCTTTATGGGTCTGGGCAGGGAACGCTTTATCCGGCAGAATGCATGGCTTCAGGCCCGCTGGGCCCATGCCCTGCTCCACAGTTCCCTGAAGATCTTCTCCATGTCCATCAGGGTGGAAGGCATCGAATGCGCCTTTCCCGGCCCCATCATTCTGCTGATCCGCCACGCGAGCACGGCGGATACGGTCCTGGCTTCGGTCCTTATCGCCAACACCCACCGCATGCTCCTCCGGTTCGTGCTCAAACGGGAATTGCTCTGGGACCCATGCCTGGATGTGGTCGGTAACCGTCTGCCCAATGTTTTCGTGGACCGGAGCGGGCAACACACGGAAAGAGAATTAAGCTGCATCCGCGAGCTTGCCACCGGCATGGGACAACGGGACGGCGTGCTGATTTATCCTGAAGGCACCCGTTTTTATCCCCGCAAACTGGAAACAATCAGGGCAAAACTATCCGCAACCGAACAGCCGGAAATCATGTCACGCGTGAATGCCATGCGGAACGTGCTCCCTCCCCGGATGGGCGGCTTTTCCGCGGCGGTGGAAGGGGCGCCGGAAGCAGATATCGTTATCTGCGCCCACACCGGCTTTGAAGCAGCGGTAAATTTCAGACAGTTCTGGCGGGGCGATCTGATCGGTAAAACCGTTCATGTGAATTTTCGCCGGATCGCAGCACGGGAAATTCCCGGAGATCACCCGAAACGTAAGGAATGGCTTCTTGACCGCTGGCTGGAAGTAGACCGCTGGACCACGGCGCATAAGCCCTGA